The Naumovozyma castellii chromosome 2, complete genome sequence TCTTAAGCATCTTTACTGTTACAATATTTTGTGCTCccattaataatgacaCTGCACACCACTCCAAGCATGATGCTGAGTATTTGGGGaatgattccaaatcatGTGTTAAGGACTCATATGTGGCATATGCGGTTTTAAAATCAGATAACATCATGGACCAATCTGCCAATTTCCTCATTAAAAATTCTGAGGATGCAGAagtaaaatattcatttccTTGAGCATCCTTTGTGAGGAGATTTTCTTGATGTGTGAGTGCTGTCTTTGtcataaatttttttaagaATTTTGCACCATGAAATAATGATTTTCTTGGTTGCAATATTGTTTCATCCCAAAAAGCTATCTTTCTCTTCATAAAGGGAATCATTAAATTGTAAACGAGACTATCTAGTATATTGTAGATTGATTGAATTAATTCGTACGGTAGAGTTACCTCCTTTGGTtgatttaagaaatatatcattTCCTCTAGAGAAGACATGACAGGTTGATGCAGATGCACTTGTGGATCTGATGGATATGAATCCTTCCATAACGGGAGAGAAATACattcaacaaataattgtttctttattttctttgttaaGGCCTGGCatgtttcaaattgttcaatgaattgatCATCATAACATAATAGTACAACTGGTAACATATCATTTGTATTCATAAAAATTGGGAAATTGTGGGTAGAGCTATTTAGGTTTTTAAAGTCCACTAATAAGTCTCTCACATCGTCATAATTTTGACCTAATGATATATCCACAGCAATTAGCGAGACCACGGGATGATTGAAGCATTCATAAGGTGACAGTATAGTGGTCGATGAAATTGCCAATGAGAAAAAACTATGATATATGgacttcttcaataattcgTATGGAGTGTTATCATCggtatttttttgaatcaaATCTAGGTAATTCTGTAAATAAATCTCTAATGAATGGTAATCAAATAACATATCATTAGCATTTTTGGTAGCTATGACATCACCTAATGGTTTGGTGAACCTTATATATTGTGATTGGGTTGAGTCCCTCTGGAATAAACTATTTGATCTACTTCTACCTCTTGTTCTAACCTTAGGTAGTGGTGAAGTTGTTGGTAATGTTAACGTGTTGTTTGATGAGATTTTATCTTTTTGAGACTTTTCCAGTTCATTTGCTTGATCTCTATCAGAGACACATCCACTGAAGAATCTTAAGAGCATATAAAGGGAATCTATATTATATGTTTCTAATATATGATGATCCAATTCTGAGGTGGATGTAACTGCAATAACTGGAGATATAGCATTGGAGACAATCCTCTTGGCTATTTCAGATGGAACGGTTTCCTTGCCATAATCCAAATGGAAGAGCAGATTCATATAATGTTCATAAGAAAAGTTCATCTGTACAGATTGTCCACCGTAAGACACTATACGTGAGTTCTTTCCTTCGAATCTTCTCAATATTGCCAAAACTGCACTCACACTATGATTGATTTCGACTCAAGTTTTGTTTGATATTGTTCATTCTCGGACTGCCAAGAAAACCAAATCAGCTAAAGAGCCGCCCCAAAAATTTGGGTCTccattttctctttttgGAAGGGATTTGGCTCAATGGttaaaacaattaaaattcttgaaaaaaaatgtttttaattttcttggaTCGAAACGTCTTGAAAACCATTTTTAGCATTCTCGGCTTGACTGAAAATCTAAAACAAGCCTTGTTAATTGTTCACAGGACAATAGATCTGCTGGCTACATCTTTGATCTTGAACCACTGACACATTCCCTTGATAGCTCTCCAATCGTAGTCCCCACTTCCACACACACTATTGAAACTACTGGCGAATATAAGATGAACTACGTGATACTCTCGCTGCTGTTCTGTCTATCCGTAGTAGAGGCATTCAATCTACCTGGGTTAGGTCCGGTGACCTACCAAAAGGGCGATGACATTCCATTATTAGTAAACCACTTAACTCCATCCATGCATTTCCATCACAAGaatgaagaaggaaagGATATTTCAACGGCTAAGAAATATGTGGTTCATTCCTATGATTACTATTATGAGAAATTTCACTTTTGTCAGCCTGTCCATATTGAGAAGGCCGGATCCTCCATCGGTTCTATCCTGTTTGGTGatagaatatataattCACCTTTCCAATTAAACATGctggaaaataaaacttgTGTACCCCTTTGTGAAAGTATAATTCCTGGGAAGGATGCTGAATTTATAAACAAATTGATTAAGAACGGCTATTACCAAAATTGGTTTATCGATGGACTACCTGCCGCAAGAGAAGTTTATGATAAAAGAACCAAATCAAGTTTTTATGGGAATGGTTTTGAATTGGGGTTAGTCGAAATTAGACAAACCACTGGTGACAAATTATTGCCAGATTCTGTTCATGATATAAGCGATTTGGCTAAGAGAGATGCTAAGAATCTCGTTCAGAATTTGATTAAGGAAGTTGAAGTTCCTTATTTTGTTAATCattttgatattgttaTAGAATACCATGAGCGTGGAAATGGTAATTATCGTGTGGTTGGTGCTACTGTGAACCCGGTTTCTATCGCACGTAAATCAGCTGGGGACTGTACCCCAACAGGGAAGTCCCTAACGTTGAATGAAGAGGAGGATAACAATGTCCATTCTACTTATTCTGTTACATTTGTCCCCTCAAAAACTTCTTGGGTGACAAGATGGGATAAATACCTGCACGTTTATGATCCAAAGATTCAATGGTTTTCATTGATTAATTTCTCTCTGATTGTCATTCTTCTTTCAGTcattttaattaattctttattaaagGCTTTGAAGAGTGATTTTGCACGTTATAACAACATAAACCTTGACGACGACGTAAAGGAGGAAAGTGGTTGGAAATTAGTTCATGGATATGTATTTCGTATCCCAAAAAACCCAATGATATTATCAATACTAGTCGGATCTGGTTTCCAATTATTCCTAGTGATTGTGTGTACTGTTTTCCTAGCAGCCATTGATATATTATCACCAATCTACAGGGGTGCGTTACCAACAGCAATGATCATATTATACATACTATTTGGTTTCATTAGTTCTTATGTTTCCATGGGGGtatataaatttttcaaaggtCCTTATTGGAAAGTGAACATGTTGTTAACACCTATATTAGTACCAGGtctcattattattaccttTTTAGCACTGAACCTATTTTTGATGTTCTCAGAATCATCTAGTGTTGTCCCAGCAAAGACAATCATGACATTGATTCTTTTATGGTTTGCCGTTTCTATTCCATTATCAGTTGCAGGTTCTCTTATGGCACAAAAGAAATGCCATTGGGATGAACATCCAACCGTTACAAACCAAATAGCTAAAGTCATTCCACCACAGAAATGGTATTTGAAAACAATTCCAGCCTCTCTCATCGGAGGTTTGTTTTCATTCGGTTCCATTTCAGTACAATTGTATTTCATTTACACAAGTTTGTGGTTCAATAACATCTTTTACATGTATGGATTTCTATTGTTTTCGATCTGTTTATTCACCATGACCATCACTCTAGTCACTATACTATTCACATACCACTCTTTATGTCAGGAAAATTGGAAATGGCAGTGGAGAGGCTTCTTTATTGGTGGGTTAGGTTGCTCCATCTATGTTCTACTCcattcattattctttatagaattgaaattagGTGGCTTTACTAATATTCTTCTCTATATGGGTTATTCATCGGTGGTAACTGCCTTGATCTTCCTTGTAACGGGATCGGTTGGTTTCTTAAGTAGCatgttcttcatcaaaagAATATTCTCATCAGTGAAAGTGGATTAGACGAACTTACAAAGAAGGTAGTATTCTTTTTTAGAATGCTCTAAAGACAACATAGAAATTTCATCCATTTTAATATAATGTATACTATACCACTGtgtttaaaaaaaatgtacTATTTATCAAATGTGCTAGGTTATATATAGAGTAGAATGGCATCACCATTATATTAGATCATGTGttttcatatttggaaCTCCTTGATTTTCTCAGTTTGTGTTTTTATGTTGTTTACGTGTCTATCGTTGAGAAATTCTTTGTATATTGCAAATGAGTtctatttattatatttagtAAAGAAATATCTCAGGCCCGTCCAAAAATGGATCTTTTAGGATACGAATGATATAACCAAATAGGAAGTTTCCTCAAAACttcatttcttttgttATACATTTGTTTCTATCTAATGATAAGTGagtttattaataattcaacTGATATTCTCCTGATTCACATTGCATTACTACAGTTACTAAATATTATTGTCCATACACTTTTTTGTTAGGTATTTATTAGTTATTATCGGTCTTTTCTattcttttgaaagattcCTTTAAGCATGGTCCTAGTATTATGAATGCTACTTTTCCATCGTGTTTTATCTTGTttcatattattatgaGAGCATTGGCGAACTGTAGGAAATTAAAAACAAGCAACTCCTTTAGCATTCCTGTGTCACAGATCTCATTTGTTTCAGGATGAGGAGCATAGCAGGTACTACTACTTCTTTGGAAGATCATGGTAAGAAAAGATGTACAGGAATAATAAgttcaaaatttcatagTTAATACAATTGATGAGTTTTTCCAAACTTTCACTTTCGTATATCATTACCTCATCAAGTTCCTTATACCGAAGCCTCGAATCTATTATTGTACCAGTCCGGTATCTTTTGATCCCTTTCCAAAAATGATTCACGTGTTATTCGAAGCATATTGTCTTTGATATCGCTCCTATATAATATGGAGGAATAGAGGGATGCGCCTTGCCAGGATCCCAAAcatttgattatttgagCTTCAGTATCCTTCTCTATTGCCGCTATCAGTGTTGGTGAGATGGAGATACCAGAGATTATTAAGTTAGATTGTATAGATGATCGAGTGTCTATTGGAACTATTCTCAGAACTTCCTTGATTAGAGAATTTATCGATTTTTCATCAGCATCAACAATTGGTACTTCCATATCATCTGAAATAAATATACTATGCAGTCCGTCCTCGCTTGCTTCTGAACTTCCTCTCGATAATAACCATTTCTTAGCTCTTGATGTTGATTTTAGAAAATGATCCATTATACGTAAATCATAAATAGGGGTGCATGTTGCCATACAATAATCAATATTAATCACTAAGCCAGTTCTAGTTCCGCTGGAAAGACAATGCATAATTGGAGAGGGAATAAAAGTCACTGATGAGCATTGTAGCATCCTGAGTAAAATAACACAGTACTTTTGTTTTTCGAGCAAAGAGCATAGTATCTCTTCACAAAGAATAATGTCAATATCTTTAGTTGCCATCTGTAATCCCTCTCGGAAacatttcttgaagaatcTGCTCATCTCTAACTCGGAATAATCTCTCAGCGGAGGATTCGGGATTTCATATTTGTACTCAGGTTCGTAATATCCTCCTTTACCTATTTCAATGTATGATTGAGTAATGTTAAGAACAATGAAACTGTTcatatattgaagaattgatgTATCCTCCAAAGTAACAATAGACTAGCAACGTCAATATAAAGGGAACTGAAATTTGTATAAGCtggatatttttttttgagaTAGCGAAccttgaaaaattggttCTTTCGAAATCCCCTTCTACAATATTGTATGACATGTAGATAACCATTACGTTAAGAGGCATCTCTTATTACCTATCCATAGATAATTAAGCAACATTAGAAAAATAACTACAAGAAAATGGGTGCCATAATCTCTCTTCCTATAACAATGGCTAGCACATTTGCAGCCTCCTGCCTTGGGGGATGTTGTTCAAGCGCACTATCGAAGACAGTCTCATCCCTGGGTTCTTCCTCTCTAGGGACACGTTTGCTATATGCAGGATGGCTACTATTAAATTCTCTAGTTTCTTGGGTATCAATGTCCGTGAATAAGTCATTTCTTTGGCCGGGAAAGACATGCTCTGCGACAGGTGAATGTGGGTACTTTACGGTCCATAGATTGAACTTTGCACTTGGGATCCTACATATTATAATGGCAATTATCCTACTTGGTGTGAAATCTACCAGAGATATACGGGCGACGTTACAGAATTCATGGTGGACAGTGAAGTTTATACTGTATTTGGCATTCGTTATAATATCGTTTACCATTCCCAATGAATTTTACATCGTTTTTTCTAAATGGGTATCTGTACCTAGCGGTGTGATCTTTATTTTAGTTGGGTTAATTCTATTGGTAGATTTTGCCCATGAGTGGGCTGAGACCTGCATATACCATGTGGAGATGGAAGATGAAAGTTCTGCATTCTGGGAGAAATTTTTAGTTATCGGTACTTCTGCTATGTATACTGCATCGATGGCAATGACTGTACTAATGTATATCCTATTTTGTCATTCACAGTGTAATATGAACCAAACTGCTGTAACCGTGAATCTAATATTAACCGGTTTGACAATAATATTATCTGTTAATCCAAAAATCCAAGAAGCCAATCCTAAGAGTGGATTGGCACAGAGTAGTATGGTTTCTGTTTATTGTACCTACTTGACTTTGAGCGCAATGGCTTCTGAACCTGATGATAAGATGTGTAACCCATTGGTTAGATCTAGCGGTACAAGAAAATTTAGTGTTATTCTTGGATCTTTATTCACGTTTATTGCGATAGCATATACCACAACAAGGGCTGCTGCAAATAGTGCATTTCAAGGTACATCTAATAGTGGACCAATTTACTTAAATGATGACATGAACGATGTAGGAATTGGTGGACAATCTAGAAATCAGTTAAGATATGAAGCCATTAAGCAAGctgttgaagaaggatCCTTACCAGAGAGTGCCTTATATGATACAACATGGCTAGGAAATACACCAACGATGGACCGCAACACGGCAACTTCTACAGAAGGTACAGAAGGTACAGAAAATGATGACGAACTAACAGGAActaaatataattattctttgttccacataatatttttccttGCAACACAATGGATTGCAACTCTACTGACAGTAAATGTAACACAAGATGATGTTGGTGATTTTATACCAGTAGGAAGAACCTATTTCTATTCTTGGGTCAAAATCATTGGAGCATGGATATGCTACGGTTTATATGGCTGGACAGTTATTGCGCCTGCCATAATGCCCGATAGGTTTGATTAcgatgaatattattaaccTTATGACATAAATTTTGATCCAGACACTACAGATATCTCTATACGTAGATATgtaaaattaataaattcctGAAGtataattatttgaagttCAAATGTGGTGGTATATGCTATTGTTCAACTTTGTAATTGTAACCCCGGGTAATAGAATCTAGTCGCTTTCTGATACTTTTGTACAGTTCTTTAGTTAGAAGCCTCATAAATCTCATTTAGCTACCATATACACGGCCTGACTAGTACAACCTTGTTGTCTCATCGATAGGGCATGTTTCGAAATGAAGTCCACAATCTTTTGTTAAATGTGTCATTGTGACAGGCGCCCAATCGGAATTTAAGGGTCCAGTAATAAGCTTCGCAGTGAAGTGGGGCCAAAAATAAAGTGTAAATCATACAAACTTCAATCAAATTACACAGGAACTATTGTACCACTAGAACAAAATATAGCTACATTtatataagaaaatatttctgtGGATCCATTATTATGCCATGACGTTGAGTGCTCAAGAAATCATTGATATCATTTCTGATGACCAGAAATATGTGCAACACACAAGTTTACGATGCTCCAACAAAGATGGACAAGTTCAAACATTCACAATTCCGAGATATTCGTTTACTGCCTTTAGGCTCTCCTACACGTCGCCAGTGGAATTATCTTTGTGCTCTAAGGTGGTACTACTGGGCGGTGTACCAAGTAATTGGTATGAAGAACAGAAGAATAGAATATGGGGCACATTTGCAAGATTGACTCTAAGAAATCTAATTAGAAACACGAACAAATTGACCGATTATGGGTACAGATCAGTCTATGGACAACGGAGGAGGCATATTGTACCAAAATTT is a genomic window containing:
- the TRS85 gene encoding Trs85p (ancestral locus Anc_8.255), which gives rise to MNFSYEHYMNLLFHLDYGKETVPSEIAKRIVSNAISPVIAVTSTSELDHHILETYNIDSLYMLLRFFSGCVSDRDQANELEKSQKDKISSNNTLTLPTTSPLPKVRTRGRSRSNSLFQRDSTQSQYIRFTKPLGDVIATKNANDMLFDYHSLEIYLQNYLDLIQKNTDDNTPYELLKKSIYHSFFSLAISSTTILSPYECFNHPVVSLIAVDISLGQNYDDVRDLLVDFKNLNSSTHNFPIFMNTNDMLPVVLLCYDDQFIEQFETCQALTKKIKKQLFVECISLPLWKDSYPSDPQVHLHQPVMSSLEEMIYFLNQPKEVTLPYELIQSIYNILDSLVYNLMIPFMKRKIAFWDETILQPRKSLFHGAKFLKKFMTKTALTHQENLLTKDAQGNEYFTSASSEFLMRKLADWSMMLSDFKTAYATYESLTHDLESFPKYSASCLEWCAVSLLMGAQNIVTVKMLKNDINPLIEKALSTYENCATVLPETDKRNTDELIVVPVRSYETRCMILASELFLSLSDTWTSTPYAISYLETILVECKLGACSQIMIWERLSDCYELRVDPRIKHKAAGTIANTSSPKKSSESDMQGHVMTPSPLTKEDVSNDANNDTDQDIVSKGFTRKRKAAFFRLMAAKKWAEQKRWRQVSWCLQSIDDTYSKIGLADRDDLILKKIQNKLKTAETETIDAGAEKNAEVSHHEVDSPN
- the ARP10 gene encoding Arp10p (ancestral locus Anc_8.251), with product MNSFIVLNITQSYIEIGKGGYYEPEYKYEIPNPPLRDYSELEMSRFFKKCFREGLQMATKDIDIILCEEILCSLLEKQKYCVILLRMLQCSSVTFIPSPIMHCLSSGTRTGLVINIDYCMATCTPIYDLRIMDHFLKSTSRAKKWLLSRGSSEASEDGLHSIFISDDMEVPIVDADEKSINSLIKEVLRIVPIDTRSSIQSNLIISGISISPTLIAAIEKDTEAQIIKCLGSWQGASLYSSILYRSDIKDNMLRITRESFLERDQKIPDWYNNRFEASV
- the TMS1 gene encoding Tms1p (ancestral locus Anc_8.250), with the protein product MGAIISLPITMASTFAASCLGGCCSSALSKTVSSLGSSSLGTRLLYAGWLLLNSLVSWVSMSVNKSFLWPGKTCSATGECGYFTVHRLNFALGILHIIMAIILLGVKSTRDIRATLQNSWWTVKFILYLAFVIISFTIPNEFYIVFSKWVSVPSGVIFILVGLILLVDFAHEWAETCIYHVEMEDESSAFWEKFLVIGTSAMYTASMAMTVLMYILFCHSQCNMNQTAVTVNLILTGLTIILSVNPKIQEANPKSGLAQSSMVSVYCTYLTLSAMASEPDDKMCNPLVRSSGTRKFSVILGSLFTFIAIAYTTTRAAANSAFQGTSNSGPIYLNDDMNDVGIGGQSRNQLRYEAIKQAVEEGSLPESALYDTTWLGNTPTMDRNTATSTEGTEGTENDDELTGTKYNYSLFHIIFFLATQWIATLLTVNVTQDDVGDFIPVGRTYFYSWVKIIGAWICYGLYGWTVIAPAIMPDRFDYDEYY
- the TMN2 gene encoding Tmn2p (ancestral locus Anc_8.254); the protein is MNYVILSLLFCLSVVEAFNLPGLGPVTYQKGDDIPLLVNHLTPSMHFHHKNEEGKDISTAKKYVVHSYDYYYEKFHFCQPVHIEKAGSSIGSILFGDRIYNSPFQLNMLENKTCVPLCESIIPGKDAEFINKLIKNGYYQNWFIDGLPAAREVYDKRTKSSFYGNGFELGLVEIRQTTGDKLLPDSVHDISDLAKRDAKNLVQNLIKEVEVPYFVNHFDIVIEYHERGNGNYRVVGATVNPVSIARKSAGDCTPTGKSLTLNEEEDNNVHSTYSVTFVPSKTSWVTRWDKYLHVYDPKIQWFSLINFSLIVILLSVILINSLLKALKSDFARYNNINLDDDVKEESGWKLVHGYVFRIPKNPMILSILVGSGFQLFLVIVCTVFLAAIDILSPIYRGALPTAMIILYILFGFISSYVSMGVYKFFKGPYWKVNMLLTPILVPGLIIITFLALNLFLMFSESSSVVPAKTIMTLILLWFAVSIPLSVAGSLMAQKKCHWDEHPTVTNQIAKVIPPQKWYLKTIPASLIGGLFSFGSISVQLYFIYTSLWFNNIFYMYGFLLFSICLFTMTITLVTILFTYHSLCQENWKWQWRGFFIGGLGCSIYVLLHSLFFIELKLGGFTNILLYMGYSSVVTALIFLVTGSVGFLSSMFFIKRIFSSVKVD